The following DNA comes from Tachypleus tridentatus isolate NWPU-2018 chromosome 9, ASM421037v1, whole genome shotgun sequence.
tttatttaaaatagtgtgtacTAAGCACAGTATacaatgtgtttatttaaaataacgtaTGTGCTAAGTACAGCATACAATGTGTTGAATACGGTTGAAACTAAATGACCATGTTCCTGAGTCATCTGAAGTGTGACTGGTGTTGTCTAGTCACAGTAAATGTTTTGGTATTTTGAAGGGAACTGAAGTGAACATAGAATTTGGTGTATTATCTTTAGTTATAAAAGATGTAGGGTGATCCATGAGATTGGTAATCTACTCAAAATAGTCACACAAATCTTGACATACTGATGGATAAGTTACACTAACCATCATGGTGGTGCTgtgttactgatattaaatatttatatacataaatatactagtaaatataattagtatttaaatattaaatattttatatacaggtAAAGAAAGAATcaattaattttgtacaaatcatTAGCTAGGCTTCGGTTTGAAGCACGTTTATTCTCTTTATCTCAAAAAGGATATGGACTCTTAAGATGGAATGCACTAGGACGGTAAAGTTATCTTTAAGGAACAGGAAGTATCTTTTGTTTTATCTCAAGAGGTGATCTTATTAAAAAGTACAATATCGTCAGCATCACCAAAAAGATAAAGGGCTCTGATTTCTTCGTGCCGTACTATAGGTCGAGAGGAACGTAACTGTACGTTTTGAAAAGGCTGGCTAGTCTGTGTATCATAACGACGTGAAACAGGCTAGTCTGTATATCCTAACGACTTGGAGCAGGCTAATCTGTATATGTTAACGATTTGGAACAGGCTAGTCTGTATATCCTAACTACTTGGAGCAGGCTATTTTCTGTATCGTAATGATTTGGAGCAGATTAGTCTGTACATCCTAACGAAAGGCTAGTTTGCATACCCTAACCGCTTGAAGGTTACCACTTCACACAACTTTGGGagaaaaatgtgtatttaacttctgtttttcactcagacataaaaataaatctttgaaGGACCCAATAGTTTTTCATTGAATGTTACTTTATGTATAAGTTGGGTTCTGTACTTACCTTTAATGTGTAGAAGGAGTTATTGTTACGTGGGCAATATTGTGTTGTGAGTTATCGCACAATGAACTTTTTTTTGTGAACTACTATCATTTTTGGTATTTATTTGTCTTACATAAACATGATACAGTAGCCAAAAATCTAATAATGTAAACCATAGAGCCAGCTAGTTTAAAATGAGGATCCTAGAAGTTAAGTGGTTGTCATTTATTGTAGAACATAGAGCTAGCCAGTTTAAAATGAGGATCCTAGAAGTCAAGTGTTTGTCATATAATGTAGAACATAGAGCCAGCCGTTTAAAATGAGGATCCTAGAAGTTAAGTGGTTGTCATTTAATGCAGAACATAGAGCCAGTCAGTTTAAAATCAGGATCCTAGAAGTAAAGTGTTTGTCATATAATGTAGAACATAGAGCCAGCCAGTTTAAAATGAGGATCCTAGAAGTAAAGTGTTTGTCATATAATGTAGAATATAGAGCCAGCCGTTTAAAATGAGGATCCTAGAAGTTAAGTGGTTGTCATTTAATGTAGAACATAGAGCCAGTCAGTTTAAAATGAGGATCCCGAATATCAAgttttgttatataatgtaaaacatagAGCCAGCCAGTTCTAGTGAGGATTCTAGAAGTTAAGtgtttgtaacaaaacatttgtttcatgtttgtacttttattgttgttttcatgtcCGAGTtcgattatttctttgtttcgcTTAGCCTAGAATCTACTATAATACATGTActctatacttttatattttaaatcagtgTACCTGAACAACTCACTACTTTGATATTTGTGAATTGTTAGTTCTATTTGTATTGTAGGAGGGTTTTCCCTTGACTACTGCAGTACAACataatgtcttgtcagttaatcaggcaacatttataaacatgaccagatggttatggcgctcgacttgcaatatgAGGGTCAATAGtttgaatccctgccacaccaaacatgttagccctttcagccgtggtggcattataactGAGGTGTTATAGTGTAACGATTAGGGCGCACCTATTTGTTGCCTTTCAAACCTGAtctgtagtttagttttaaaccTACTCATAATATTTGTATCATGTTCTAACGTATAAGgctttttataaaatactaatagACATACCAGGGGGAAAAAtaggaaatgacaacaaaaaggaaattagtacaaaaatatttattttcttaaaaatataacacCTACATGTACAaacactaattataaaaattaaataaatatatcaaagtgCTTCTTTGTAAATAACGTTCCTGgtatttcaaagtaatattaaCTTTTTCATTGTCTACATCAGAGCACTCAACATAATGATGTCATGAGAAAACTAAGGACTTGTCAACTTTAGTTCAAATACCTTTAAAGATTGTCATTGAGCCTTATTAATTGGCATTACAAAATTGAGTTGAAGTCTCTTGGATTCAAAGTCTGTGTCAGTTGGGTTGACAGGTATCTTTTGACATTGCCTGTAATAATTGTAGCTTTGATGACAACAGAAAGTAACTCTTTCACAATTAACCTTGTGCCATTGTATAATCTAGACGAATCCAAGTTTCACAAAAACATGAGATAGGCCCTAATTTTGAATATTAAGATGTGTGGTGGAAATCCTGGGAGTTGCAGGGAATTCAATAATTCAAATGGATAGTGGAAATTTGATCAGGGTCCTACATTGATGCAATGGACTTGTAGAGCTCCAGGTAATTTTTGCAATACCTAGAATTTATCGTGTCAACAGTCTCCTTTTAAGAGCCAAAATAGCCCTTTTCTGTAGCCAGGTGAtgtcttgaaaatgtttttgcatATTTGGGAACACTCTTTGGCCAGTTCTTCTCCTGAAAGGATGcctttagacactgtgatacaTGTAAATCCATCTGTGCCTTCAACAAGAATATTTCCAGTTTCTATGTCAAGAAGAGTTGCAACAAAGTTCTCTGCCTCTTGTCCTCCATAGATACACTTGGgtatttgtaattagtttcaTACTGAAAACACGTTTTCAAAGGAATGATGACTCGATGCAGGTATTCGACTCATCAGCTTTGATTCCCCAAGGTTCAACAAGTAAGGTTTGTAGAAAGTAATCAGTTATGAGAAAACAGCTCAAATTCTCCCTTGTGTGGCATAGTGTATTCATTCCACAATATTAATTCACAATAAACCCGGACTCGTGCAAGGGAAGTCCCATTTGAAATGTTATGACAGTGAACTTTTGTCGGGGAAGATCTAATGAAAGCTTGAATGTCAAATGGATAATTCTTCCTCCAGTAAATAGAGTGACTGCAATCTCTGATCATGCCACAGGTAGAGAATTTTTTTCCCTCTGATGAACCTTAACCAGAAACAGGTTGAGAACAAATGTCTTCCCACTGCCGCCAGGTGCatcaagagaaaaaaacattccTACATAATTAGATTCAATGTCTTTCAAGATTCTCGTATGATAACGGAATAAGAAGTTACTAGTATATAGCTAGGTGTAACGTTCCTTAACGTATCTGAATTAAATTACAAAGTTTACATTGAAACCTTCTGCTATCATCGATTTACAATGTTGATGAGTATTTCAGTTTCTTCGATGTAGTAATAAACAGCTGGATTTTAGTATGTTGGTGTTATTTAAAGACAGGTTTACAAGTCAAATATTATACTTACGTTTATGTTTTTGTATGCCAGATTCaatttctcttttatttattaatctataGAAGAGacgtttatttttaaactaatggATTCAGTTGTAAAAAGCTCACGCAGATATTACTGCTGTTTTCTCAGGTACTGTGGGACAAAACATGAACTTTCTCGATCGTCCGTACGATATGCATACGGTGAGTTTCTGatacagtttattttgttgtttacagATTAAACATGACTTGCGAATTTATGCTGATAAAATACCTGTGTTAGAACCAGAATATGTTATAGTTACATAAGTTATAAAAGTATTCAATTTCTTAGGTTTATCGCATACAGTACCAATTTTAAAACTGATACAAATTGCTTTTATGACATTTAAAATGTACCATAGGCGTAGATCATTTGATTGAGTTTGtttaaaaccaataaataaaatcatgtaaAATGACAACTTAGAGAATTAGTTATAAATCCCTGGTTTATTCATCTCCATGTCTCTTACGTTTAAGAAAACATTAGGAAGcctttcatttatttacttgGGAAACTGCCCTCAGAAAATGAAGTTTTACCGTTGGTTTTCCAGATATCACAAGGCCACAGTACAAAAATATAAGTCTGAAAGAAgactattttatttgtataatgttgAAAGCCTCTTATATTTTCCTGGACATTCATCTTGAATCTTAGAATCCAGATATAATATCCATGTGAGTTGGGTCTATTAAAATACTTCCCATAAAGTGTTCAGGATCAAGAATGTTGCCTGGTAGATAGAACCATTTAACCATCGAAGTTTTCAACAAGATACCATCCAAGGTTGTcatacacattttttataaaaatcaaaatcttaGCTTCCCTTTTATAATTTACGAAATAATCGATTCCCTCTTGAATGTCAATAGAGTGCTTTAATTCATTCCATAAGTCAAACacgtgttagaaaaataaaactattttcttgaatatatcttttctcaaaatattattaagtttatgtCGTCTCGTCATATTGTCTTAAGAATATAGAAACCGCATTGACCTCTCTTCAAACAGTTTTTAAACCTAAAAACCATTACCttacttataaacaaataaaccatatgAAGTTATTTATCCTACAACGTTTCTTCTCTAGCAGCGAGACATGACAACGTACATTGCAACACATTCAAACtgcaaatacaataataaaataactggatTTGTTAACatctccctctagttttaaatgtaattaaataaataaaaatataaccaagGTACCCTATAATTGATACAATCAAGAAAACAACTAACCATGGTACTTTATAAGtggtgcagatagcccagttgctttgcgccccaaaacaccaaaccaaccaccCAAACAaccaatttttataaatataattgataaaaTCAAGATAACAACTAAACAAGGTACCCTATAATTGATACAATCAAGAAAACGACTAACCAAAGTACTCTATAATTGACACAATCAAAATAACAACTAACCAAGGTACACTATAACTGATACAACGTGTCTAAGAATTACGTTATTATTGGggtaagataaattataagtttatttaaacaaattataagatatacagatttctgaaataaataaattattgtgtaaccaagattttgtaacttaatatttcaaataaatattcaaaaagcaacatcgttaatataaaaatacacaataaaataacaataataattaaataagaattagCAGAAACTAAAACCTAATACATGAGATTATACAAAGAGGaattaaacactttttaataataGCGTAAATAATTATCATGTAAGTATTTGCAATGaaacattattacttttattaatcaacaaatatattttacttattgcaGTTTAAAGCTCTTGTAAGTGTTGTTTATTTAGATCacagtaattttatttcttgacaGACCTACAGATCACATAGCTGACaaattagtatttgtttttaataatctcACACACGAGCCCTACTCCACCGGGAGTGAAACCTCTTAACATAGAAatggatttttttaatttatacactagATGGCAGGTGAGCTTGAGTTTTAAGGTAAATAAAGATGCAGTTTAACAACGAAATGAAAAGAAACaccacatttaaataaatatgtatataatccTAACTCACACAGCTATCCAGAAAGTTTTAAATCAAACTGTAATgaaatcaaaacagaaaataataaaaaggaacaTAAAAGTTAATTTGGAAACTAtagataaaaatgataaaattagaGATGAATACACGGGTTAAAGTGACATTTAGGACGAAAGAACTatagaaaagttataaaataaagtggAAATAAGAGAACCATCTATCTGACCGATCATGTGAACTAATTGcaagaatattataaatatgctAAAGGTTAATTTACTGTAGTAATGTCCCTGAAAGGATAATTTACATTAAAGTGTATATAagaatgcatttttaaatattctgttattttgtgTTAACAACATTCCTGATCCCGAGTGCTCCACTGAATTTATCTGAATTACATCAATACTAATCTTCCGATTGTTATGAAAATGCTTAAGACGTTAGAATATGCAAGCAGCAGAGAAGAACAGGTTTTAAGAACTTCAATTATCACTTATAAACCGATTTATATAAGTACtgattataaattaaaagaataattttctttttaaataaatttgtaattaaacttcgtttagaaaattatttacaattccgtttttcttattgaaatttacaatattattctTAAGATTAAAAAAAGGATAAAGGCTGTGCTGAATTATGAAAGCAATAAAATAAGATGATACaaatttatagtttataaaaGGCAGAGTAAACCTAAtctgagacagttttattttcctgACAGAATGATTAACTTATGGAATAAAGTACCATTTGTAGTAGTGGATGCTGACACCTAATACGAGTTTCAGAGGGGGACTGATTGTTTCTTGAAATGCAAATGGtgggtttatttttgtttttcttggggATTATTTTTTTAGGTGCAGTCGTGAGGCCTTATTCATGTATTACGTAACACCATTAAATTCTActtgttatacatatatttattttcaaactaaaaataTGGCACCAGATTTCCATGATTACActttaagtatttattatatctgTGGACTAAAACATCTCCTAATATTCATCACAGGCTTCACACAGTCAGACTACTGATTTCTCAGCGTACCAGCCTTCAACACCTTGCCGTCCTCATCCTGTTTCCCCACCAGCACGTCTACATCCTCATAGCGGGTCTAACCGTCATTCATTTCATTCTGTAATCTCTTATGGTGCTACACCACAGATGACTTTATATGGAGCCACACAAATTCCTTATGGACCTGTGAGTCAAGACATATATGGAGGTCATCATTCTTTATATAGTACTAGTGTCCATAGATTACAGCAAACTAAATTAACTTGGCAAGACTCAGGCATGATGCAGTCATACAGTCGACCAGTTTCCAAACCTCCAGCCATGAACACATCTCCACATATGCCACCACCTTCTATGAAATCTTCACGTGCTGTTAGTATTTCTGGACCACATCTTCCAGCTCCTTGTCATTTCAGGCAACTGCCCATAGGATCGTCACATACCTCATCATTGCATACTTGGTACCAGACTCAAATACCTAGTCTTGGGGCTCTTTCATCTCCCAGGAACACTCCATCACCTCTAGCTGTCATTTCTTGTTCTCCTGTGAATGACCAGTCTATTTCTCATTCTTCTTCAGGCCACTCTTCTCACCACTTGATATCTCACTTGCAGCTTCAAAACGCAACTCCACCTCCTCCAAAAGTGGGCTGCTCTACCACAAATGAACAATCAGTGTGTAACAAATCTATTAAACGAGTGATAAGCTCCAATCCCTTACAATCTCTTCAGAAAAGGGTAATACTAAACAATAAGTTTGTGGGATCGTCTATCATTAGAGCCAGCCATAAAATGGCCAACAATCAGTCTACTATTTCTGTTCCCAGCAGGTCCGGCTCTTATTTCTCATCAGTAGAACAGTTAGCTGGTTGTGAACCTGGGCTCCAATTTTCCACTTACTATAATTTGGATCAAAACAGGTTATCTACTCCTTCTCATTTAGTAAGCTCCTCTTATGTTCCCTTGAGGCTGAGAACAGTTTCTCCTGTATATCAGCAAACACTTATTGAAAGTTTAAATCCAGATAACTCGTCTTTAGAGACTTCAATCAATGGTGTATCACAGTCAACAAGTTCCAATGGAAGCCATCCTCCTAGGCATGTATCTTTAAGTAGTTCAGAAAACGAAAACCgacaatataataaaaacgatcAAGGTTTAATTGACTGTGAAAATACAGCCCCATTAGAGTACCAAGGGAACTCATGTTTATATTGTGAAAAAAATGAATACAGTGATACTGAGTTAACCTTTAATTCTGAGAATCAATGTTTCAATAAGCAAGGATGTGGTAAAAACGTAAAATCTGAAATGACGTCTCTAGGACCAAAACAAAATATGGACGATAGACTTTTTGAAAGTCTGCAAGAAAAGGAGAACATTACATTCAGAGAAGATGAGTTTGGTAATGGTGAGATGGAAATTAGTGTTGATGATCTGAAACAGTTGTATCCACTTCCTACATGCCCTGGGTGGAACAAAACCTTTGATATTTATGACAGTCACTGTGATTCCAGTGGAAAGCATCAGTTTCATGGTAATGAAGATGTTATGGGTCTACATGTAAACCAAAGTCCTAGAAGACAAAGTAGAACAGAATCTTTGAACAAATATGTTTTAGATTATCATAATGGTACAACTAAACAAAGCTCATCCAGTAAGTCGACTGGGAAGGGACGTGGCCGTGGATGTGGCAAGAAATCTAGTGGAGGGGGAAATGCTGACAGTTTTGTAAGTGATAGCATATATGGATTATATCAGACTGCTTCTTTGAATGTTGAAAACAGACCTGCAGAGATGTGGCATACCCAGATTCAACAGAGTTATCCCACATCTGTCTGCCATACCAGGGAAGCAGATTTTCACTCTTGTGATAGTCCAATCACTTCTGATGATTCTCATGGAGTGCACAGTGCAGTACTTTACAGGCACTCTAACACTGCGACTTCTCATTTGTTTGTTCCTCATTTTCCTTCAACTCCAATTGCTTCTCTCTCACAAGATCATTCTCTTCTGTTTCCTCCTAAGAAGAAGAGAGGTCGTCCTATTGGTAGTAAAAACAAGCCCAAACCATCAGGGACAGAAGTTAAACGAAAACCAAAACCTATGaagaaaacagaaatttatttacCTGAAATGAAACTTGATACCAAGACAAAGGCTAGAACTTTTAATGGTCCTTATATTCATATCATGGGGACCAAAGAAAGACCTCTGTCTGTTGAAGTTGTTAACATCCTACTAGGAAAGGAAATGAAGCAAGTGAAGAATATTAAACAGAAGAGACAAGTTCTGTATGATAATATTCGTAAGAAACTGCTGTTTGGGCACATTAGTAACTTATCACCCATGTATGATAGTACTAAAAAGAACAAAACCTGGGTTTGTGTGCTCTGCTTTAAGGGCAGTCATAGGCGGGAGCTGGGTGATCTCTTTGGACCATATTACTTAAATAGTTGTCAGATACAATCCAATAATGAAGTTTCCACTTCAGGAACACTTACAATGACCTCTGTTAATCCTGATACACAGGATGATGTGGAGACAAAGGCAGTGCTGACTCAAAGTGTGCGAGGAAAGCATAAATGTTCTGAACAGGTAGAATTATCAAGAACAGACATCAGCAAAAAAGTGGGTATAACTGCATAATTGCTTGAATTAAGTTACTCAGGTTTTAGTTGATATGTTGTGTAACAATTTTTGTGAATACAAATGTGGTCTCCCAAACATAAgtcatattttaagtattttaatattaatgaatagtaacactaatattttacgtttctgtttttaatatttatcattattgcTTCCACAATATAATTTcacttgtttgatttttgttaagcaaaaagttacccaatggactatctgtactctgcccactatggCATCAGAAAcagattttttaacattgtaagcctCTAAACTTACTGCTTAGCCATTGGACAGAGGTTAGTTTAAGTTTCATCTTTCAAATGGCAATCATTAAAATCTTGCAATAGGCATTTTATAAGTGTCATGTCTGATTTTATCACATTTCTAATGTTTAGAAAGATTGGATCCTGAACATAACTATGTCAATTTGATGAAAGGTAAGACTATCATATTGTTCCTGACCATGAGTTTACATCTAACACATTTCATAATCTCAAAAACAAAgcacgtttttttaaaaaatacatttgggTTTCATTCAAACAATGTGCAGAACATCATAACAACAGAACTTGCTTCCATCTCTTCTGTTTCAAATTGTGTTACTGTTTTGATGCACTTGGCTTATATCACTTAATTTAAGATATATTAGTCTTACACTGGCTTATATCACTTAATTCAAGATATATTAGTCTTATACTGGCTTATATCACTTAATTCAAGATGTACTAGTGATACACTTGGTTTATATGACTTAATTCAAGATGTGTTAGTGTTACACTTGACTTATATCACTTAATTGAAGATGAACTAGTGTCACACTGACTTATATCACTTAATCCAAGATATGTTAGTACTACCATGTAGCAACAACTTGATGTGAAAATTACTCTGAATAAATCATTGAATTTATGATGTGGATTTGTCAACTGTGTGCTGAGGTTAGTTAtcgtaacaatatatatatatattcaacataatgaaaaaatatgtaatgtgtaataataaGATATCAGTACAGTACATAATGTATAAGAACTGAATATTAGTAATGTGTAACAACTCAATATAAATACACTATGTGATGTGTAACAAATCAATATCAGCACTGACTGTGTAACAACAAATATCTAATCCATAGCTAACTTTCTATACTTTTGGTGTTTTGAATATATGGATTCCTACTTCAGGTTTCCTCTTATGTTTTCATCTTGCACATTTCAAGATCAAAGTGGAAACACTGCATTTATGTTTGAtgaaaaactaaagtgttttcaaaagtaataaccagttaataataatacttttagaGCAATTTCTTAGAGAAACCTGAAGAATGTAATTTTTCTCTTCATCATGCTGTAAACCCTCCATGTACAACACAGGAAATTTGGATACATGAAGTATGTGCTGTGTGGTCACGTggtgtttatttaataaaccaCAGGATTTATGGGCT
Coding sequences within:
- the LOC143225404 gene encoding uncharacterized protein LOC143225404 isoform X7; translated protein: MNFLDRPYDMHTASHSQTTDFSAYQPSTPCRPHPVSPPARLHPHSGSNRHSFHSVISYGATPQMTLYGATQIPYGPVSQDIYGGHHSLYSTSVHRLQQTKLTWQDSGMMQSYSRPVSKPPAMNTSPHMPPPSMKSSRAVSISGPHLPAPCHFRQLPIGSSHTSSLHTWYQTQIPSLGALSSPRNTPSPLAVISCSPVNDQSISHSSSGHSSHHLISHLQLQNATPPPPKVGCSTTNEQSVCNKSIKRVISSNPLQSLQKRVILNNKFVGSSIIRASHKMANNQSTISVPSRSGSYFSSVEQLAGCEPGLQFSTYYNLDQNRLSTPSHLVSSSYVPLRLRTVSPVYQQTLIESLNPDNSSLETSINGVSQSTSSNGSHPPRHVSLSSSENENRQYNKNDQGLIDCENTAPLEYQGNSCLYCEKNEYSDTELTFNSENQCFNKQGCGKNVKSEMTSLGPKQNMDDRLFESLQEKENITFREDEFGNGEMEISVDDLKQLYPLPTCPGWNKTFDIYDSHCDSSGKHQFHGNEDVMGLHVNQSPRRQSRTESLNKYVLDYHNGTTKQSSSSKSTGKGRGRGCGKKSSGGGNADSFVSDSIYGLYQTASLNVENRPAEMWHTQIQQSYPTSVCHTREADFHSCDSPITSDDSHGVHSAVLYRHSNTATSHLFVPHFPSTPIASLSQDHSLLFPPKKKRGRPIGSKNKPKPSGTEVKRKPKPMKKTEIYLPEMKLDTKTKARTFNGPYIHIMGTKERPLSVEVVNILLGKEMKQVKNIKQKRQVLYDNIRKKLLFGHISNLSPMYDSTKKNKTWVCVLCFKGSHRRELGDLFGPYYLNSCQIQSNNEVSTSGTLTMTSVNPDTQDDVETKAVLTQSVRGKHKCSEQVELSRTDISKKKDWILNITMSI
- the LOC143225404 gene encoding uncharacterized protein LOC143225404 isoform X3 — its product is MQMASHSQTTDFSAYQPSTPCRPHPVSPPARLHPHSGSNRHSFHSVISYGATPQMTLYGATQIPYGPVSQDIYGGHHSLYSTSVHRLQQTKLTWQDSGMMQSYSRPVSKPPAMNTSPHMPPPSMKSSRAVSISGPHLPAPCHFRQLPIGSSHTSSLHTWYQTQIPSLGALSSPRNTPSPLAVISCSPVNDQSISHSSSGHSSHHLISHLQLQNATPPPPKVGCSTTNEQSVCNKSIKRVISSNPLQSLQKRVILNNKFVGSSIIRASHKMANNQSTISVPSRSGSYFSSVEQLAGCEPGLQFSTYYNLDQNRLSTPSHLVSSSYVPLRLRTVSPVYQQTLIESLNPDNSSLETSINGVSQSTSSNGSHPPRHVSLSSSENENRQYNKNDQGLIDCENTAPLEYQGNSCLYCEKNEYSDTELTFNSENQCFNKQGCGKNVKSEMTSLGPKQNMDDRLFESLQEKENITFREDEFGNGEMEISVDDLKQLYPLPTCPGWNKTFDIYDSHCDSSGKHQFHGNEDVMGLHVNQSPRRQSRTESLNKYVLDYHNGTTKQSSSSKSTGKGRGRGCGKKSSGGGNADSFVSDSIYGLYQTASLNVENRPAEMWHTQIQQSYPTSVCHTREADFHSCDSPITSDDSHGVHSAVLYRHSNTATSHLFVPHFPSTPIASLSQDHSLLFPPKKKRGRPIGSKNKPKPSGTEVKRKPKPMKKTEIYLPEMKLDTKTKARTFNGPYIHIMGTKERPLSVEVVNILLGKEMKQVKNIKQKRQVLYDNIRKKLLFGHISNLSPMYDSTKKNKTWVCVLCFKGSHRRELGDLFGPYYLNSCQIQSNNEVSTSGTLTMTSVNPDTQDDVETKAVLTQSVRGKHKCSEQVELSRTDISKKSNFLEKPEECNFSLHHAVNPPCTTQEIWIHEVCAVWSRGVYLINHRIYGLKEAIQEASETICIKCQMTGATLGCLNRDCPEQYHFICATDTEGLQLLHVFQMTLINPGLQLMPNVFKWVEIG
- the LOC143225404 gene encoding uncharacterized protein LOC143225404 isoform X5, with the translated sequence MNFLDRPYDMHTASHSQTTDFSAYQPSTPCRPHPVSPPARLHPHSGSNRHSFHSVISYGATPQMTLYGATQIPYGPVSQDIYGGHHSLYSTSVHRLQQTKLTWQDSGMMQSYSRPVSKPPAMNTSPHMPPPSMKSSRAVSISGPHLPAPCHFRQLPIGSSHTSSLHTWYQTQIPSLGALSSPRNTPSPLAVISCSPVNDQSISHSSSGHSSHHLISHLQLQNATPPPPKVGCSTTNEQSVCNKSIKRVISSNPLQSLQKRVILNNKFVGSSIIRASHKMANNQSTISVPSRSGSYFSSVEQLAGCEPGLQFSTYYNLDQNRLSTPSHLVSSSYVPLRLRTVSPVYQQTLIESLNPDNSSLETSINGVSQSTSSNGSHPPRHVSLSSSENENRQYNKNDQGLIDCENTAPLEYQGNSCLYCEKNEYSDTELTFNSENQCFNKQGCGKNVKSEMTSLGPKQNMDDRLFESLQEKENITFREDEFGNGEMEISVDDLKQLYPLPTCPGWNKTFDIYDSHCDSSGKHQFHGNEDVMGLHVNQSPRRQSRTESLNKYVLDYHNGTTKQSSSSKSTGKGRGRGCGKKSSGGGNADSFVSDSIYGLYQTASLNVENRPAEMWHTQIQQSYPTSVCHTREADFHSCDSPITSDDSHGVHSAVLYRHSNTATSHLFVPHFPSTPIASLSQDHSLLFPPKKKRGRPIGSKNKPKPSGTEVKRKPKPMKKTEIYLPEMKLDTKTKARTFNGPYIHIMGTKERPLSVEVVNILLGKEMKQVKNIKQKRQVLYDNIRKKLLFGHISNLSPMYDSTKKNKTWVCVLCFKGSHRRELGDLFGPYYLNSCQIQSNNEVSTSGTLTMTSVNPDTQDDVETKAVLTQSVRGKHKCSEQVELSRTDISKKEIWIHEVCAVWSRGVYLINHRIYGLKEAIQEASETICIKCQMTGATLGCLNRDCPEQYHFICATDTEGLQLLHVFQMTLINPGLQLMPNVFKWVEIG